Proteins co-encoded in one Candidatus Cloacimonas sp. genomic window:
- the kdsA gene encoding 3-deoxy-8-phosphooctulonate synthase, protein MLFENSRDKLYPELSSCKNFFLIAGPCVIEEESIMLAIAEALKELCARKAIPLVFKASYKKANRSSVNSFSGPGMEEGLKLLSKIKQDFEVPILTDVHECVEVASAAEVCDILQIPAFLSRQTDLITAAAATGKTINIKKGQFMAPEDMQLAAEKASSTGNKQILLTERGTTFGYHNLVVDFRSFIIMSQFGYPVVYDVTHSLQRPSLGNFSGGNPEFALPLAKAAIATGQVKGLFIETHPEPHKAKSDAASMLPLAEMEFLIQSCLQVITEKEK, encoded by the coding sequence TTGCTGTTTGAAAATTCAAGGGATAAACTCTATCCTGAGCTTTCATCCTGTAAAAACTTCTTTCTGATTGCAGGTCCCTGCGTTATTGAAGAAGAAAGCATAATGCTTGCCATAGCGGAAGCACTGAAGGAACTTTGTGCCCGAAAAGCAATTCCCTTAGTTTTTAAGGCCTCCTATAAAAAAGCAAATCGCAGTTCTGTTAATTCCTTCAGCGGTCCCGGAATGGAAGAAGGGCTGAAACTGCTAAGTAAAATCAAGCAGGATTTTGAGGTTCCAATTCTAACCGATGTGCATGAATGCGTTGAAGTTGCTTCTGCTGCAGAGGTCTGTGACATTTTACAAATTCCCGCCTTTCTTTCCCGGCAGACGGATTTAATAACGGCTGCTGCCGCAACGGGTAAAACAATCAACATCAAAAAAGGGCAATTTATGGCTCCTGAGGATATGCAACTGGCTGCCGAAAAAGCAAGTAGCACAGGTAATAAACAAATTCTTTTAACGGAGCGCGGAACTACTTTCGGTTATCATAATCTGGTGGTGGATTTCCGCAGTTTTATTATTATGAGCCAGTTTGGTTATCCTGTTGTTTATGATGTAACTCATTCTTTGCAAAGACCTTCACTGGGTAATTTTTCCGGAGGCAATCCTGAATTTGCTTTACCGCTGGCTAAAGCTGCAATTGCTACAGGACAGGTAAAAGGTCTATTTATAGAAACGCATCCGGAACCGCATAAAGCAAAAAGTGACGCTGCCAGTATGCTTCCTTTGGCAGAAATGGAATTTCTTATCCAGAGCTGTCTGCAGGTTATTACAGAAAAGGAAAAGTGA
- a CDS encoding HAD-IIIA family hydrolase: protein MMYNKKALTKPIKRLVPWNDIKLIVFDCDGVLTDGRFIYGSTNLELKHFHGHDGLGFKLLQKTDIIISVISGRGSEALERRCKDLNITYLFQNVANKLQCLDNLLKELNLIYTNVAYMGDDWNDVPVMQKVAFSAAPADAQPDVAKIVDWVSEFKGGQGAARDMINYVLTRKGIYEKTVLAYLDSIG from the coding sequence ATGATGTATAACAAAAAAGCTTTAACTAAACCCATTAAACGGTTAGTTCCCTGGAACGATATCAAACTAATCGTCTTTGATTGTGACGGAGTTCTTACGGACGGTCGTTTTATTTATGGCTCCACCAATCTGGAATTGAAACATTTTCACGGTCACGATGGCTTGGGTTTTAAACTACTGCAAAAGACGGATATTATTATTAGTGTTATCAGTGGACGCGGTTCCGAGGCATTGGAAAGACGCTGTAAGGATTTAAATATAACCTATCTTTTTCAAAATGTGGCAAATAAGCTGCAGTGTCTGGATAATTTGTTAAAGGAATTAAACCTTATTTATACCAATGTTGCCTATATGGGCGATGACTGGAATGATGTTCCGGTAATGCAAAAAGTTGCTTTTTCCGCAGCACCGGCTGATGCTCAACCCGATGTAGCAAAAATAGTGGATTGGGTTTCGGAATTTAAAGGTGGACAAGGTGCTGCCAGAGATATGATTAACTATGTGCTCACGCGTAAAGGTATCTATGAAAAGACCGTTTTGGCTTATCTGGATAGTATCGGTTAG